From one Dyella sp. 2HG41-7 genomic stretch:
- a CDS encoding Do family serine endopeptidase, whose protein sequence is MRHRLLAGVTVLFAVACVAALPMRAQASLPPVVNGQPLPSLAPMLQKVTPAVVNISTKTRVRVSNPFFQDPVLRQLFGLNGSPREQDEQSLGSGVIVDAAKGYILTNNHVVGGADDITVTLQDGRNVKGTLVGTDPATDVAVVKINADHLEALPIADSSALRVGDFVVAVGDPFGLGQTVTSGIVSALGRSGLGGASFQNMIQTDASINPGNSGGALVNLRGELVGINTMILSPSGGNVGIGFAIPTDLASTVMKQLIASGKVSRGSLGIQSQDITPNIARILGLKSSQGAVVTRVVPGSTADRAGLEMGDVITALNGKSLDNADQLNNAQGLLPVNSTVTLTVQRKGVTRQVTAQLTAQKIATLDGAKLDPRLTGVTFSDLSDEQTSQGISGIVASSVAANSRAAQAGLSSGDVIVGVGNRRVTSLRDMQGLAGARPRQWVLLVATDDGFNYVLVQ, encoded by the coding sequence ATGCGCCACCGTTTGCTTGCAGGTGTGACAGTGCTTTTTGCCGTGGCCTGTGTCGCCGCACTGCCGATGCGCGCGCAGGCGTCGCTGCCGCCGGTGGTGAATGGGCAACCGCTGCCCTCGCTGGCGCCGATGCTGCAAAAAGTGACGCCGGCGGTGGTGAACATTTCCACCAAGACGCGCGTGCGCGTCAGCAATCCGTTCTTTCAGGATCCCGTGCTGCGGCAGTTGTTCGGTCTCAACGGTTCGCCGCGCGAACAGGATGAGCAGAGCCTGGGTTCGGGCGTGATCGTGGACGCGGCGAAGGGTTACATCCTTACGAACAACCATGTGGTCGGCGGTGCGGACGACATCACGGTGACGCTGCAGGACGGACGCAATGTGAAGGGCACGCTGGTGGGCACCGATCCGGCGACCGATGTGGCGGTGGTGAAGATCAATGCCGATCATCTGGAAGCGCTGCCGATCGCCGATTCGTCCGCGCTGCGCGTGGGCGATTTTGTGGTGGCGGTAGGTGATCCATTCGGACTGGGTCAGACGGTGACATCGGGCATCGTGTCGGCGCTGGGTCGCTCGGGACTGGGCGGCGCGAGTTTTCAAAACATGATCCAGACCGATGCGTCGATCAATCCGGGTAATTCGGGTGGCGCGCTGGTGAATCTGCGCGGCGAACTGGTGGGCATCAACACGATGATTCTGTCGCCCTCGGGTGGCAACGTCGGCATCGGCTTTGCGATTCCCACTGATCTCGCCAGCACGGTGATGAAGCAGCTGATCGCGTCCGGCAAAGTGAGTCGCGGCAGCTTGGGTATTCAGTCGCAGGACATCACGCCGAATATTGCGCGCATTCTGGGTTTGAAGAGCAGCCAAGGCGCGGTGGTGACGCGCGTGGTGCCGGGTTCCACCGCCGATCGCGCGGGCCTGGAAATGGGCGATGTGATCACAGCGCTCAACGGCAAATCGCTGGACAACGCCGATCAGCTGAACAACGCGCAAGGCTTGCTGCCGGTGAACAGCACGGTGACGTTGACGGTGCAGCGCAAAGGCGTCACGCGTCAGGTGACGGCGCAACTGACGGCGCAGAAGATCGCCACGCTCGACGGCGCGAAACTCGATCCGCGTCTGACCGGCGTCACCTTCAGCGATCTGAGCGATGAACAGACCAGTCAGGGTATTTCGGGGATCGTGGCGTCGTCGGTCGCCGCGAACAGTCGTGCGGCGCAGGCGGGACTTTCGTCGGGCGATGTGATCGTGGGTGTCGGCAATCGCCGCGTCACCAGCCTGCGCGATATGCAGGGCCTGGCCGGCGCACGGCCGCGTCAGTGGGTGCTGCTGGTCGCCACCGACGATGGATTCAACTACGTGCTAGTTCAGTAA
- a CDS encoding substrate-binding domain-containing protein yields the protein MPVRIPRLLSAALISAGVSTIALAASTQSLTWRGDTVTANSVVKGVAKAWQSSGHGSVQIQPFNTASGLDAVSSGSADIAGSARPSDGSALDSGLTFTPVAWDGLVLITSSQNPVSSLTMQQVHDIYYGKITSWAAVGGSAAPIDVFAVASPGDGIEFSLRKLLFGRGSQPVAAPRLYVNVTQLEQSIMLDPRGFGVTTLSSVAGNPKIKMLRIDGVAPSASSVASGSYPLFIPLYLVYNPSGANAAAAKEFVDFAQSEKGESALRSHSLVPYGAGAALVAMDQSRRSRILAEVGAHASAEPTQYAAAPSRPAVAAASRTAVAAAPALNKVSGSVVAAPQLPSLKNLHGDAFTQEVAVNRDTSFAKVTAEAYVSHSKVAGAKATAKRTAETKTESVKKVASAEKKSARSYRVGSGETLYSIARKQGVDVAQIRTWNHLKDNTVRTGQVLRIEAR from the coding sequence ATGCCCGTACGCATTCCTCGTCTGCTTTCCGCCGCTCTGATCAGTGCCGGCGTTTCCACCATTGCGCTGGCTGCGTCCACGCAATCACTCACCTGGCGCGGCGACACGGTCACCGCCAACAGCGTGGTCAAAGGCGTGGCGAAGGCGTGGCAATCGTCCGGTCATGGTTCGGTGCAGATCCAGCCGTTCAACACGGCGTCGGGCCTGGATGCGGTATCCAGCGGCTCGGCGGATATCGCTGGCAGCGCACGTCCCAGCGACGGCAGCGCGCTCGATAGCGGCCTGACCTTTACGCCGGTGGCGTGGGACGGCTTGGTGCTGATCACCAGCTCGCAGAACCCGGTGAGCAGCCTGACCATGCAGCAGGTGCACGACATTTACTACGGCAAGATCACCAGCTGGGCCGCCGTGGGTGGTTCGGCCGCGCCGATCGACGTGTTCGCCGTGGCGAGCCCGGGCGACGGCATCGAATTCAGCTTGCGCAAGTTGCTGTTCGGTCGCGGCAGTCAGCCGGTGGCCGCGCCGCGTTTGTATGTGAACGTGACGCAGCTGGAGCAGTCGATCATGCTTGATCCGCGCGGCTTCGGCGTGACCACGCTGTCGAGCGTTGCGGGCAATCCGAAGATCAAGATGCTGCGCATCGATGGCGTTGCGCCGAGCGCGTCGAGCGTGGCGAGCGGCTCGTATCCGCTCTTTATTCCGCTGTACTTGGTCTACAACCCCAGCGGCGCGAATGCCGCCGCCGCGAAGGAGTTCGTGGATTTCGCGCAAAGCGAAAAGGGCGAAAGCGCGCTGCGTTCGCATAGCCTGGTGCCGTATGGCGCCGGCGCCGCGCTGGTCGCGATGGATCAATCGCGCCGCAGCCGCATCCTGGCCGAAGTGGGCGCGCACGCCAGCGCCGAACCCACGCAGTACGCCGCTGCGCCGTCTCGTCCGGCGGTCGCCGCCGCATCGCGCACCGCCGTGGCCGCTGCGCCTGCGCTCAACAAAGTGTCGGGCAGCGTGGTCGCTGCGCCGCAGTTGCCGAGCTTGAAGAACCTGCACGGCGATGCGTTTACGCAGGAAGTCGCCGTCAATCGCGACACCAGCTTTGCGAAGGTCACCGCCGAGGCGTACGTAAGCCACAGCAAAGTGGCCGGCGCCAAAGCGACCGCCAAGCGCACGGCGGAAACCAAGACCGAGTCGGTGAAGAAAGTGGCGAGCGCGGAGAAGAAATCCGCGCGCTCCTATCGCGTCGGCTCCGGCGAAACGCTGTACTCCATCGCGCGCAAGCAGGGCGTGGATGTGGCGCAGATTCGTACCTGGAATCATCTGAAGGACAACACGGTGCGCACCGGCCAGGTGCTGCGCATCGAAGCACGCTGA
- a CDS encoding DUF748 domain-containing protein: MKRLHVHLILWPFVCVALVLVSIRLLLPGWIRHHLDDRIDSMGSYHGSMAEVDLHLWRGSYTIRNLRIDKIGAPANQPFLDAPRTEIAVSYAEALRGRLRGHVDFYDATVNFIDGKSESEQQLGKGVNWSNELNILIPAELDSINIHNGTVTFRNVVSSPNVDLTMVNVNATITNLSASQSESGERMATLHGTATVLRDAPLETQATFDPTNRFGNFHYQIRITQIQLVRANALARAYSGLDFAGGTGDFTMDLKATNGQLDGYAKPIFKDLKLFSWKKDVQQEKKGPIKLLYEAAAQGAVSLLKGPTNDTLVTNVPISGRIGDSEFGKPQAIFNVVHDSFLHAYESQLEHLQPSPDAATH; encoded by the coding sequence ATGAAACGATTGCACGTGCATTTGATCCTGTGGCCCTTTGTTTGCGTGGCATTGGTGCTCGTCAGCATTCGCCTGCTGCTTCCTGGCTGGATTCGCCACCACCTCGACGACCGCATCGACAGCATGGGCTCGTATCACGGCTCGATGGCCGAGGTGGATTTACACCTTTGGCGCGGCAGCTACACGATCCGCAACTTGCGTATCGACAAAATCGGCGCGCCCGCCAACCAACCGTTCCTCGATGCGCCTCGCACGGAGATTGCGGTGAGTTACGCCGAGGCGCTGCGCGGTCGCCTTCGCGGTCACGTCGATTTCTACGACGCGACAGTCAATTTTATCGACGGTAAAAGCGAGAGCGAGCAACAGCTCGGCAAGGGCGTTAATTGGAGCAACGAGCTCAATATCCTGATCCCCGCCGAGCTGGATAGCATCAACATCCATAACGGCACGGTGACGTTTCGCAATGTGGTCTCCAGTCCGAACGTCGACCTGACCATGGTCAACGTCAACGCGACGATCACCAACCTCTCAGCGTCGCAGAGTGAAAGTGGCGAACGCATGGCCACTTTGCATGGCACCGCCACGGTGCTTCGCGATGCGCCACTGGAAACGCAAGCCACGTTCGACCCGACCAATCGCTTCGGCAACTTTCATTACCAAATCCGCATCACGCAAATTCAACTCGTGCGCGCCAACGCCCTCGCCCGCGCGTATTCGGGACTGGATTTTGCCGGCGGCACCGGCGATTTCACCATGGACCTGAAAGCCACCAACGGCCAACTGGACGGCTACGCCAAACCGATCTTCAAGGACCTGAAACTTTTCAGTTGGAAGAAAGACGTCCAACAAGAGAAAAAGGGACCGATCAAGCTGCTGTACGAAGCCGCTGCACAAGGCGCGGTTTCACTGCTGAAAGGTCCGACCAACGATACTTTGGTGACCAACGTGCCGATCAGCGGGCGCATCGGCGACAGCGAATTCGGCAAACCGCAAGCGATTTTCAATGTGGTGCACGATTCGTTTCTGCATGCGTACGAATCGCAACTTGAGCACTTGCAGCCATCGCCGGATGCGGCAACGCATTGA
- a CDS encoding leucyl aminopeptidase family protein gives MSALIELRSSRHAPTPIEATDAAHLAAARKRLSAAQRSWLDENGFDAKPGGVCLVPDANGKLARVLVGVDRQDSLSSLAALPMTLPVGEYTLAPESVALNVELVALGWALGAYQFTRYRKAKRDAAVLAVAAKTLATLTPLVEATYRVRDLVNTPTEDMGPKHLADEVKQLGKAHKAKVREWVGDELLDDNFPTIHAVGRASHRAPRLIELTWGKTTAPKVTLVGKGVCFDTGGLDLKPSDGMRWMKKDMGGAAHAIALAGLVMEANLPVRLTLLIPAVENAVSGNAMRPGEVVITRGGHSVEIDNTDAEGRLVLCDALAYAAEQKPALIVDFATLTGAARVALGPDLPALFANDDALAHAALACSNDVADPIWRLPLWRPYRKLLDSYLADFTNTGASRHAGAITAALFMERFIPDGMPWLHLDTYAWNDGDRPGRPRGGEAMGLRAMFALLSKRYG, from the coding sequence ATGTCTGCCCTGATCGAACTCCGCTCCAGCCGCCACGCACCGACGCCGATCGAAGCCACCGACGCCGCGCATCTCGCCGCCGCGCGCAAGCGACTGAGCGCTGCGCAACGCAGCTGGCTGGACGAGAACGGCTTCGACGCCAAACCCGGCGGCGTGTGCCTGGTGCCGGACGCGAACGGCAAGCTGGCGCGCGTGCTGGTGGGTGTGGATCGTCAGGATTCGCTGTCGTCGCTCGCGGCGTTGCCGATGACGTTGCCGGTTGGCGAGTACACCCTGGCACCAGAAAGCGTGGCGCTGAATGTCGAGCTCGTCGCCCTCGGCTGGGCGTTGGGCGCCTATCAATTCACGCGTTATCGCAAAGCCAAACGCGATGCCGCGGTGTTGGCGGTCGCAGCCAAAACCTTGGCGACGCTCACGCCGCTGGTCGAGGCCACGTATCGCGTGCGCGATCTGGTCAACACGCCGACCGAAGACATGGGCCCGAAACATCTTGCCGACGAAGTGAAGCAACTCGGCAAAGCGCATAAAGCCAAAGTGCGCGAGTGGGTCGGCGACGAGTTGCTGGACGACAACTTCCCCACCATTCACGCAGTCGGCCGCGCGAGTCATCGCGCGCCGCGTTTGATCGAATTGACCTGGGGCAAGACCACCGCACCGAAGGTGACGCTGGTCGGCAAAGGCGTGTGCTTCGATACCGGCGGTTTGGATCTGAAACCTTCCGACGGCATGCGCTGGATGAAGAAAGACATGGGCGGCGCCGCGCACGCGATTGCGCTCGCCGGCCTGGTGATGGAAGCGAATCTGCCGGTTCGACTCACGCTGCTGATTCCCGCCGTCGAAAACGCCGTGTCCGGCAACGCGATGCGTCCCGGCGAAGTGGTGATTACGCGCGGCGGACACAGCGTGGAAATCGACAACACCGATGCGGAAGGTCGATTGGTGTTGTGCGACGCGCTCGCGTACGCCGCCGAGCAAAAACCGGCGCTGATTGTCGACTTCGCCACACTCACCGGCGCGGCGCGCGTGGCGCTCGGTCCAGATCTGCCGGCTTTGTTCGCGAATGACGACGCGCTCGCCCATGCGGCGCTCGCGTGCAGCAACGATGTCGCCGATCCGATTTGGCGTCTACCGCTGTGGCGCCCGTATCGAAAACTGCTGGATTCCTACCTCGCTGACTTCACCAACACCGGCGCCTCACGCCACGCCGGCGCCATCACCGCCGCGTTGTTTATGGAGCGCTTTATTCCCGACGGCATGCCGTGGCTGCACTTGGACACCTACGCCTGGAACGACGGCGACCGCCCCGGCCGCCCGCGCGGCGGCGAAGCGATGGGACTGCGTGCGATGTTTGCGTTGTTGAGTAAACGCTACGGTTGA
- a CDS encoding adenosylcobalamin-dependent ribonucleoside-diphosphate reductase yields the protein MSTLRATNTGRDVAAIPLQPASLDIWDKKYRLRTKTGEPVDAAIDDTWQRVARALSDVEATPELREQWFERFLWALRRGAIPAGRITSNAGALEHKPATSTINCTVSGTIRDSMDNILEKVHEAGLTLKAGCGIGYEFSTLRPRGAYVSGAGAYTSGPLSFMDIYDKMCFTVSSAGGRRGAQMGTFDVSHPDVKEFIRAKRENGRLRQFNLSLLITDGFMQAVEHDQDWPLVFPVHVKEKDEINLDDATAVVWREWPTHENYVEREDGLVACKIYGHIRARHLWDMIMVSTYDYAEPGFILIDKVNEMNNNWWCEHIRATNPCGEQPLPPYGSCLLGSVNLTTFVRDPFGPKARFDWDEYREVVKIFTRMLDNVVEINGLPLEQQRNEILSKRRHGMGFLGLGSTLTMLKMRYGNEDAVAFTEEVSREMAVAGWEMALDLAKEKGPAPVLAKNYTVTGDMLRKRPEMVEDGYKVGDLIPGRVLHAKYSRYMQRIASVAPNLVKELAEVGARFTHHSSIAPTGTISLSLANNASNGIEPSFAHHYSRNVIREGRKTKEKVEVYSYELLAYRALINADAMPFSDDAKAKLPEYFVAADDISPKEHVDIQAAAQLWVDSSISKTANVPTDYPYEDFKDIYFYAYKQGLKGCTTFRFNPAAFQGVLVKEADLESTLYRFELEDGSVVELKGNEEVEYDGEMHTAANLFDALKEGYYGKF from the coding sequence ATGAGCACCTTGCGTGCAACAAATACAGGTCGCGATGTCGCAGCGATTCCGCTGCAGCCCGCATCGCTGGATATCTGGGATAAAAAGTACCGCCTGCGCACCAAGACCGGCGAACCGGTGGATGCCGCGATCGACGACACATGGCAGCGCGTGGCGCGCGCGTTGTCCGACGTGGAAGCCACGCCGGAGTTGCGCGAGCAGTGGTTCGAACGTTTTCTGTGGGCGCTGCGCCGCGGTGCGATTCCCGCCGGCCGCATCACGTCCAACGCCGGCGCACTGGAACACAAGCCCGCCACCTCCACCATCAACTGCACCGTCTCCGGCACCATCCGCGATTCGATGGACAACATCCTGGAGAAAGTGCACGAAGCGGGCCTCACGCTGAAGGCCGGCTGCGGCATCGGTTATGAATTCTCCACGCTGCGTCCGCGCGGCGCGTACGTGTCGGGCGCGGGCGCTTACACCAGCGGCCCGCTGTCGTTCATGGATATCTACGACAAGATGTGCTTCACCGTGTCTTCGGCCGGTGGCCGTCGCGGCGCGCAGATGGGCACGTTCGACGTCAGCCATCCCGACGTCAAAGAATTTATCCGCGCCAAGCGCGAAAACGGGCGCCTGCGCCAGTTCAATCTCTCGCTGCTGATCACCGACGGCTTTATGCAGGCGGTGGAGCACGATCAGGATTGGCCGCTGGTCTTCCCCGTGCACGTGAAAGAAAAAGACGAGATCAACCTCGACGACGCCACCGCCGTCGTGTGGCGCGAATGGCCCACGCACGAAAACTACGTCGAGCGCGAAGACGGCCTGGTCGCCTGCAAAATCTACGGCCACATCCGCGCGCGTCACCTGTGGGACATGATCATGGTCTCCACGTACGACTACGCGGAGCCCGGGTTCATCCTCATCGACAAGGTGAACGAGATGAACAACAACTGGTGGTGCGAGCATATCCGCGCCACCAACCCGTGCGGCGAGCAACCGCTGCCGCCGTACGGCTCGTGCCTGCTCGGTTCGGTCAACCTCACCACCTTCGTGCGCGATCCGTTCGGTCCCAAAGCGCGTTTCGATTGGGACGAGTACCGCGAAGTGGTGAAGATATTCACCCGCATGCTCGACAACGTGGTGGAGATCAACGGCCTGCCGCTCGAACAGCAGCGCAACGAAATTCTTTCCAAGCGCCGCCACGGCATGGGCTTCTTAGGGCTGGGCAGCACGCTCACCATGCTCAAGATGCGTTACGGCAACGAAGACGCCGTCGCCTTCACCGAAGAGGTGTCGCGCGAAATGGCCGTCGCCGGCTGGGAAATGGCGCTGGATCTGGCGAAGGAAAAAGGCCCTGCGCCCGTGCTCGCCAAAAACTACACCGTCACCGGCGACATGCTGCGCAAGCGCCCGGAAATGGTCGAAGACGGCTACAAAGTCGGCGATCTCATCCCCGGCCGCGTACTGCACGCCAAATACAGCCGCTATATGCAGCGCATCGCCAGCGTCGCGCCCAATCTCGTTAAGGAATTGGCCGAAGTCGGCGCGCGCTTCACGCATCACAGCTCCATCGCGCCCACCGGCACCATCTCGCTCTCGCTGGCCAACAACGCCAGCAACGGTATCGAGCCCAGCTTCGCCCATCACTACTCGCGTAACGTGATCCGCGAAGGCCGCAAGACCAAAGAAAAGGTCGAGGTGTACAGCTACGAGCTGCTCGCTTACCGCGCGCTCATCAATGCCGACGCGATGCCGTTCAGCGACGACGCCAAGGCCAAGCTGCCCGAATACTTCGTCGCGGCGGACGACATCTCGCCCAAAGAGCACGTGGATATCCAAGCCGCCGCGCAGTTGTGGGTGGATTCCTCCATCTCCAAAACCGCGAACGTGCCGACCGATTACCCCTACGAAGATTTCAAAGACATCTACTTCTACGCCTATAAACAAGGCCTAAAAGGATGTACCACGTTCCGCTTCAACCCCGCAGCGTTCCAGGGCGTGCTCGTAAAAGAAGCCGATTTGGAGAGCACCCTCTATCGCTTCGAATTAGAGGACGGTAGTGTTGTGGAACTGAAAGGCAACGAAGAAGTGGAGTACGACGGAGAGATGCATACCGCCGCCAATTTGTTCGATGCTTTGAAGGAAGGCTATTACGGTAAATTTTAG
- a CDS encoding NrdJb yields the protein MTIKIEKKIKGYEVVKPEDKAALAAQPAVEQAKESPMAEVIQMHESLERPEALIGSTFKIKSPLFEHALYVTINDIVLNAGTQYEQRRPFEIFINSKNMDHFQWIVALTRILSAVFRKGGDVTFIVEELKAVFDPRGGYFKAGGVYMPSIVAEIGAVIEQHMKNIGLIHDPEMSDAQRALIAEKRAAYEKGAQKKTDISPTDADTNDSAGFPPGATLCAKCNTKALVLMDGCQTCLNCGYSKCG from the coding sequence ATGACGATCAAGATCGAAAAGAAGATCAAGGGCTACGAGGTCGTCAAGCCCGAGGACAAGGCTGCCCTCGCCGCACAACCCGCCGTCGAGCAAGCAAAAGAATCGCCGATGGCCGAAGTCATCCAGATGCACGAGAGCCTGGAGCGCCCCGAGGCGCTGATCGGCTCCACCTTCAAGATCAAATCCCCGCTGTTCGAGCACGCCCTCTACGTCACCATCAACGACATCGTGCTCAACGCCGGCACCCAGTACGAACAGCGCCGCCCCTTCGAGATCTTCATCAACTCGAAGAACATGGACCACTTCCAGTGGATCGTCGCGCTCACCCGCATTCTCTCCGCCGTGTTCCGCAAAGGCGGCGACGTCACCTTTATCGTGGAAGAGCTCAAAGCCGTGTTCGACCCCCGCGGCGGCTACTTCAAAGCCGGCGGCGTCTACATGCCCAGCATCGTCGCCGAAATCGGCGCCGTGATTGAGCAACACATGAAAAACATCGGCCTCATCCACGACCCCGAAATGAGCGACGCCCAACGCGCCCTCATCGCCGAAAAACGTGCCGCCTACGAAAAAGGCGCTCAAAAAAAAACTGACATAAGCCCCACCGACGCGGACACCAACGACTCCGCTGGTTTTCCGCCCGGTGCCACGTTGTGCGCTAAGTGCAACACCAAGGCGCTTGTGCTGATGGATGGGTGTCAGACGTGCCTCAACTGCGGGTATTCGAAGTGCGGCTGA
- a CDS encoding HAD family hydrolase: protein MRILAVTIDLDDTLWPVMPALERADRDLNDYLCKHFPQVAQTFPIPALRALRAQVAAERIDLAHDFTAQRYITMQRAFDACGVADAPLDALFEVFAAARNSVELYPDALPALERMRAAWPVVSLTNGNADLERIGLHLHFAHQVSARDVGVAKPDARIFLAAAERLGIAPENILHVGDDPELDIVGARDAGLRTAWINRAGHPWPGALGAAPDLDLRDLATLVQWLETAPAP, encoded by the coding sequence TTGCGGATTCTTGCTGTCACGATCGATCTGGACGACACCCTGTGGCCGGTGATGCCGGCCCTGGAACGGGCGGATCGCGATCTCAACGACTATCTCTGCAAGCACTTTCCGCAAGTCGCGCAAACTTTTCCGATACCTGCGTTGCGCGCCTTGCGCGCGCAGGTCGCCGCTGAACGTATCGATCTGGCGCACGATTTCACCGCGCAGCGCTACATCACCATGCAACGCGCGTTCGACGCCTGCGGCGTGGCCGATGCGCCGCTGGACGCACTGTTCGAAGTATTCGCCGCCGCGCGCAATAGCGTGGAACTCTATCCCGATGCCCTGCCCGCGCTCGAACGCATGCGCGCGGCGTGGCCGGTGGTCAGCCTGACCAATGGCAACGCGGATCTGGAACGCATCGGACTGCATCTGCATTTTGCGCATCAAGTGAGCGCGCGCGATGTCGGCGTGGCTAAACCGGATGCGCGGATTTTTCTTGCTGCGGCGGAACGATTGGGTATCGCGCCGGAAAATATTCTGCATGTGGGCGACGATCCCGAGCTGGATATCGTCGGCGCGCGCGATGCAGGGTTGCGCACGGCGTGGATCAATCGCGCGGGGCATCCGTGGCCGGGAGCGCTGGGTGCGGCGCCGGATTTGGATTTGCGGGATTTGGCGACGCTGGTTCAGTGGCTGGAGACGGCACCTGCGCCGTAA
- a CDS encoding RHS repeat-associated core domain-containing protein: MKHHVWRMILISAWLLLCSLAHAGKFTYVYTDPQGTPIAEADEQGNITKIFDYRPYGDQALGQPPDGPGYTGHVNDPDTGLVYMQARYYDPELGRFLSVDPLGPKPAELFGFNRYAYADNNPIAHTDPDGRCPVCIVAVPLFIGLMTHSDCANAPGPGDERVSLTTADHLSAVVGSLPPGRAATLVRVGVGAEKIGQKAADTSRAARREAMRDAGIPTSQQPLSQSQNASGREYSYDVPATGGSTQRMSVQQQTMDRSHQDQPHWEAGKVKTEKKGSEAVPQINRYGRPKLDSDKSKVDY; encoded by the coding sequence ATGAAACATCATGTCTGGCGCATGATTTTGATATCCGCATGGCTGCTGCTATGCAGCTTGGCCCACGCCGGCAAATTCACCTACGTCTACACCGACCCGCAAGGCACGCCCATCGCCGAAGCGGACGAGCAAGGCAACATCACCAAAATCTTCGACTACCGGCCTTACGGCGACCAAGCGCTAGGTCAGCCGCCGGATGGTCCCGGCTACACCGGCCACGTCAACGACCCCGATACCGGCCTGGTGTACATGCAGGCGCGGTATTACGACCCGGAGTTGGGGCGGTTCTTGAGCGTGGATCCGCTCGGACCAAAACCCGCGGAGCTATTTGGGTTCAACCGGTATGCCTATGCCGACAACAATCCCATCGCTCATACGGACCCAGATGGACGATGTCCGGTGTGCATCGTGGCCGTTCCTCTCTTCATAGGATTGATGACGCATTCGGATTGTGCGAATGCGCCAGGTCCGGGTGACGAACGCGTTTCACTTACGACAGCAGATCATTTATCTGCGGTGGTTGGGTCGCTTCCGCCAGGTAGGGCGGCGACGTTGGTTCGTGTTGGGGTTGGTGCTGAAAAGATTGGTCAGAAAGCCGCCGATACATCCAGAGCTGCTAGGCGAGAAGCTATGCGCGATGCAGGCATTCCTACAAGCCAGCAACCGTTGTCGCAATCCCAAAATGCTTCGGGTCGTGAGTATTCTTACGATGTGCCCGCAACTGGTGGAAGCACCCAACGTATGTCCGTTCAGCAGCAGACTATGGATCGCAGTCACCAAGATCAACCGCATTGGGAAGCGGGCAAAGTCAAAACGGAAAAGAAAGGCTCTGAGGCTGTGCCTCAAATAAATAGATATGGACGGCCAAAGCTCGATAGCGATAAATCGAAGGTGGATTACTAA